In Hwangdonia lutea, a single window of DNA contains:
- the yajC gene encoding preprotein translocase subunit YajC, with product MGEGIGQFMPFILMFVVIYFFMIAPQMKRAKKEKKFAAELKRGDKIITKSGMHGKVLELNDKDGSCVIETMSGKVKFERSAISMEMSSKLNAPVAAKK from the coding sequence ATGGGAGAAGGAATAGGGCAATTTATGCCGTTTATATTAATGTTTGTAGTCATCTACTTTTTTATGATTGCACCACAAATGAAACGTGCAAAAAAAGAAAAAAAGTTTGCGGCCGAATTAAAACGTGGTGATAAAATAATTACCAAAAGCGGTATGCACGGTAAAGTTTTAGAACTTAACGATAAAGATGGTAGCTGTGTTATTGAAACCATGTCGGGTAAAGTAAAGTTTGAGCGCTCTGCGATTTCAATGGAAATGAGTAGCAAACTAAATGCACCAGTAGCAGCAAAAAAATAG